The window GGCACCAAAGGTACGCACATCGTGACGTGGAATGAGCGTTTGCACGATGCCTTGACCCACCATGGGCAATCTTATGCTGGCCTTTATGCCGAAGCTGCCGATGGCCGTCCGGTATTTGTACTGCCATTCGGCGATGCCTCGCTGATCGGTACAACGGACGACGCGTATGAAGGGAACCCGAGTGACGCAGTAGCGACCGGCGAAGAGATCGATTACCTGCTGGCCACGGCTAACGAGCTATTGCCGCAGATCCGTTTGACCGACAAGGACGTTGATCTGCACTACAGCGGCGTCCGCCCGTTGCCGTACGTGGGCGGGGCCACGCCCGCAGGCGTCACCCGCCGGCACTCTCTGATAGAGAATCACGCGGCGCCCATGCCGTTTTTCTCGATCATCGGCGGCAAGCTGACCACTTGCCGCTCGCTCGCCGAAGAGACCGTGGCGCTGGTTCTGGGGCGGCTCGGGCAGAGCGTGGTCGCAACCAGCGAAGCACGTCCCATTCCTGGTGCGACGGGCTACTCGACCGACCCACGCGAGCAGGAAGCCTGCTGCCAGGAAATTGCCACGCGGCTGGGATTGGCACCGGCGCAGGTACATACCACCTGGCAGTTGTATGGAACGCGTTGCGAAACGGTGCTCGGCGCATGTGCCGACGACAAGGAAAGTCTTCCCGGCACGGATCTGCCGACGGCGGCGGTGCGCTACGCGGTGCGGCACGAGTGGGTACACACTTTGGACGATCTCGTTGAGCGGCGCCTGATGTTGCTGTACCATCGTCGCCTGTATGAGGGAGCTCTGCGGCGCACGGCGGAAATTCTGGCGGAAGAGGCCATTATCGCCAAGCAGGACGTAGCCAGTCAGATCGAGCAGTGTCGCGAGCGATTGCGGGTCCACTTCGGCAAGCAGGTTTTTCCCGGCTCGCCGTGATCACGTCCATCGAGAGGGGGATGCATGCTACGCGGCACGGCTCGTGAATGCGCGGCCGAGTTCCTCGGCACGCTGGTATTAGTTACCTTCGGTGTGGCTGTCGTAGCGCAAGTGGTTCTCAGCGAAAAGTCGCACGGCCAGTACCTGTCGATCAATCTTGGTTGGGGCCTGGCCGTGACCATGGGCGTGTTTATCGCCGGAGGAATTTCCGGCGCTCATTTGAATCCGGCCGTGACGCTGGCCGCGGCCATGTGCCAGGATTTTCCGTGGCGGAAAGTTTTGCCGTTCTGTGCCGCCCAGGTCGCGGGGGCATTTGTTGCGTCGGCGATTGTCTTCGCCGCGTATCACGAAGCACTGGTGGCCTTTGCCGGCACGACGCGCGACCAGGCGACGGCCGGGATCTGGGCCACCTATCCGCAGAGCTTTCTCACTCTTGGCGGCGGACTCATTGACCAGGTCGTCGGCACCGCGCTGTTGGTCGCAGTGATCTTCGCCATTAGCGACAAACGGAATTTGAACCCCACGGCCGCCCAGGGCGCAATCGCCGTGGGGCTGCTGGTCCTGTTGATCGGCATGACGTTTGGCTTTAACGCCGGTTACGCCATTAACCCGGCACGCGATTTCGGGCCACGCTTGTTCACTTTCGTGGCAGGTTGGGGCGGCGACGTCTTTCGCTGGGGCAACGGCTGGTGGTGGGTGCCGATCGTGGGCCCTCTCGTCGGCGGAGTTCTAGGAGGTTGGATCTACAACGTCTTCATAGGTCGCCGTCATCCGCCCTTATCGAGTGTGACTTGAAGCGCGCGCCACGGTGTGCCAACGTCGACCTTTGCTGACCACTCGCGGAACTGCAACGAAACCTGACATGGAAAAATACGTACTGGCCCTCGATCAGGGCACAACCTCCAGCCGCGCCATTGTCTTCTCGCGAGTCGGTCGCGTCGTGGCCACCTCGCAAGAGGAGTTTGAGCAGATCTTGCCTAGCCCTGGCCATGTCGAGCACGATCCCGAGGCGATCTGGCAATCGCAACTCGATGTCGCCCGCGGGGCTTTAGCGGCCGCCGGATTGGGCCCGTCCGATATCGCGGCGCTCGGCATCACCAATCAGCGCGAAACGACGATCCTTTGGGAGCGCGCCACGGGCAAGCCCGTCACCAATGCCATCGTCTGGCAAAGCCGGATATCGGCCAGCATTTGCGATCGGCTGAAGGCCGAGGGCCTGGCGGACCTGTTTCGCGAGAAAACGGGACTTGTCGTCGACGCGTACTTTTCCGGCACGAAGATCAAGTATTTGCTGGATACGATCCACGGCTTGCGCCGTCGCGCCGAGGCCGGCGAAATCCTGTTCGGCACCGTCGATTCGTTTTTGATTTGGCGACTGACCGGCGGGCGCGTACACGCCACGGATGTGAGCAATGCCAGCCGCACCTTGATCTTTAATATTCACACCCTGCAATGGGACGACGAACTACTGAAGATTCTCGACATTCCCCGCGCCATGTTGCCCGAAGTGCGCGCTTCGAGCGAGGTCTATGGCGAAACGAGCGCCGAATTATTCGGCGCACCGATCACAATCGCTGGTGTTGCTGGCGATCAGCAGGCGGCCACCTTTGGGCAGGCATGCTTCGATCCAGGCACCGCCAAGAACACCTATGGCACAGGTTGCTTCATGCTGCTCAACACCGGCGAGCAGGCCGTGACGTCAAAACAAAACCTGCTGACCACGATCGGCTGGAGCGTCGGCGGCAAGATTACGTATTGCCTGGAGGGCTCGGTGTTCATCGCCGGGGCGGTGGTGCAATGGCTGCGGGATGGACTGGGAGTGATCGACGCTTCGAGCGACGTCGAATTGTTGGCACAGTCGGTGCCGGATTCGGACGGCGTTTATTTCGTGCCGGCGTTCGTCGGCTTGGGCGCGCCGTATTGGGACCCCTATGCACGCGGAATGATCATCGGGTTATCACGCGGCACCAAGGCGGCACACATTGCCCGCGCCGCGATCGAATCAATGGCCTTTCAATCGCGTGATCTGCTCGAAGCGATGCAAAAAGATGCCGGCATCGAACTCGCCGAACTCAAGGTTGATGGCGGGGCCAGCATGAACGACGGCCTGATGCAATTTCAGGCCGACATCCTGGGAGTCCGCGTACGGCGGCCGGTCGTCTCGGAAACGACGGCGCTGGGCGCCGCGTATTTGGCAGGCCTGGCTGTCGGCTTCTGGCACGATACGGCCGATATTGCCGGCAACTGGGCGTTAGCAAGAGAATTCGCGCCGCAGTTGGCAGTGACAGAGCGCGACCATCGCTACGCCCGTTGGCGTAAGGCCGTTGATCGGTCGCGAGACTGGCACGAACACTGATTGATCGTGCCGCGACAAACGGTTGCGTGCTGATTCGACCGGGTACTTTATTTTCGCGCTTGCAAGGCTTCGGTCGTGTAGCGCTTCGGGTTTTGCATGAAGGTCTGCAGCGATTGCTCGCTGGTAAAGAGGTACACGCGTTCCCCGTACGACACGCCGAACATGCGGGTGCCGGGAATTGATTGACCGTTATCGAGCGCCAGGACCGGATCGTCGCCCGACATTACGGGGCTGTAGCGATCAGGATTGGCAGCGAACTTTTGCTGCTCGGCAGGCCCGGCGAATAGATACGTTCGCCCACGATGTTGCATTCCCCAGCGCGCGTCACCGGGTGCCCAGACCTGCTTTTCGCACAACGAAACCGGGCAGTAACCTTCTAGCCCTAGCGGCGCGTTGCCGGGGGGAATTTGTGGCAACGCCAATTGCGGCCCGGAAAGACCTCCGCCTGGCGCGCCGCCTTGCGGTGGCAAGACAGGACCGCCATTCGTAACGGGCGCGGATGGTACGACAGCATTGGGTGCTACGGGCGTTGCTGCGTTCGCCGCCTGCTGGTTGTAGTAATTTGCGTAACGGCCGTCCCCTGGCGGCGCGACGGAACCTCCGGCCAACTGCGCCGCTGCTGCGATGGGTTGTCCGGCCGTCAGCGTAGCCGCTGGTGGTCCGGTACGTCGCGCTAGATTCGCGACACGGAGCAGCGAGCCCACATACTCGGGGCCCGAAAGTGGGCTTTGTACTCGTTCAATGACCTTGCCTTGGGGTGTCAAAATAACGTCGGTGGGAATCGACTGGACTGCGTATTGCCGGGCCGTGGCTGGAAACGAGTCGTAGTCGAGTTTTACGCCCACAAAATTCGGCTTCAGCTCGGTGCCGAAGCCCGGCTTACTGAATACCTCGCGTTCCAGTTGCTGGCATGGTTGGCACCAAGAGGCCCCGAAATGGACAAGCACGAGTCTATTTGTTCTCGCTGCCAGCTGCTTGGCCGCTTCCAGATCGGTTTCCCACGAAAAGCCTTCTGCCGCATAGCAGGGCGAACAGATGACCAGAGCCAACATGACTGGCTGCCAGCACCAACGAACCGCTTGCATGGCCCAAATCCTCTCAGGCAAATTGCCGTCCGCCAACCCAATGTGCGGCTTGCCAGTTGTTATCGGCAAGAGGGGGCTTTTGAACTGTACAAAATAAAGTGGATGCATGGGTTTGGCCGATTATCAGGAATAATCCAGGACCGAACGTGATGGAGCCATCCTGGCGGTGGCCGGTTGCTCTTCGGAGGCCGTCCAGGCCAGGCCGCCAGGATGTCTGCGGCGTGCAGATTTCGGACGAGATCGCTTGACATAACGGCGGGCTTGGCTAAGATTGCGTTAGTTTAGGAAGCCGCCTGACATGCAGGCGCTTTTGGCCCCGCGAGCCGTTTGTGTCGCGGATCGCCCTCCCCGTGCAAAACGTTTTTTGGTCACGGGAAGTGCGAATTGGGCCTTTTGAATCGAGGCCGTCCAGTTTCCCAGTCCGGGGTTTCCGTCTGGTGAGTTGGGCGCTTCTTCGACAGGCCATCGGTTGATGAGTTTCTGGCGCTCGCTTTGCACGCGCTTGGCCTAAGTGCACCCGGTGTTACTTCGTGCATGGCCGCAGAGCGACTTGCCGCGTTGGTTACACGATTTTCGTCCTGGAGACGGAAATTGACTTCTGGGTAAGGGTCGACGGACGAAAGCCCCGCCGGTCCATTCTGTGAGTTTGGTGTCGGAACCAAACATGCTGCTCAACGTACGCGCCTTATCGAATAGATCGAACGAATTTCTGCGCGCGTTTGTGAGTCCCTTTCTTGGGTGAGACATGACAAAAAAGAAGCGCGGCCGTGGTCGAGGTCGACCCGGTGGTGGTGGTGGCGGAGGAGGCGGCGGCGGAGGGGGTGGACACTTCCACGGTAACGGGCAGCGCGGTCGCGGAGGGCATCGCCCCCGGCCTGTCGGCGGGGATCGCCCGTATTACCCGCAGCCGGAACAGCCGGACAATGGCGAGCCCATTCCCTTGGAGCCTGCCAGCGGGGTGCTGGAACTGCATCCTAATGGGTACGGTTTCCTGCGCGATCCCAACAACAACTACTCACGCGAGCGCACCGATCCTTTCGTGCCGGGCACGATGATCGACAAATATCGCCTTCGCGAGGGGGTGTTGGTCAACGGCATGGTGCAGCACAGCCGCAAGCAAGAAGGGCCGCGGCTGAAGGAAATCATCGACATCGATGGTTGCAAACCAGAGGACTATCCTCTGGTGAAGAGCTTCGATTCCTTGACGCCGATCAATCCGGAATCGTGGCTTCGGCTCGAGACAGGGCCACAGCCGCTGAGCCCGCGTGTGATGGATCTTTTGACACCGCTGGGAAAGGGGCAACGGGCCCTGATTGTCGCCCCGCCCCGCACTGGCAAGACGATTCTCCTGCAGCAGATCAGCCAGGCCATCTCGGCGAATTATCCCGAGGTCAAGCTATTCGTCCTGCTGGTCGACGAGCGCCCGGAAGAAGTCACCGACATGCGCCGCAGCGTCAAGGGCGAGGTCATTGCCAGCAGCCTTGATCGCGACGTAGAAAGCCATGTTCGCCTGTCGCAGCTCGTTGTCGAGCGCTGCAAGCGGTTGGTGGAAATGGGGCAGGACGTGTTCTTGCTGATGGATTCCATCACCCGCATGGCTCGGGCTTTCAACAAATGGGTCGGCAACACGGGCCGTACCATGTCGGGTGGCGTTGACATCAAGGCGCTCGATATCCCCAAGAAGCTGTTCGCCACAGCGCGGCTGTTCGAAGAAGGAGGGTCATTGACGATCGTCGCCACAGCCCTGGTCGATACAGGCAGCCGGATGGACGAGCTGATTTTCCAGGAGTTCAAGGGGACCGGCAACATGGAGCTGGTGCTCGATCGTAAGTTGGCGGATCGCCGCGTCTGGCCATCGATCGACATCTCGCAATCGGGTACCCGACGCGAGGAGAAATTGCTCGACGCCGATACGCTGCACGCCGTCACGATGCTCCGCCGTACTTTATCGAGCATGCATCATGTCGACGCCATGGAGCAGCTCACCAAGCAACTCGGCAAGTTCAAGTCGAACAAGGACTTTATCGCCTTGATCGCTGGCTCGCGGGTTGCTGACTAACGCGGCGCCTGCACCGGCCGATAGCATGCGTTGCCGTCAGCGTCGCCTTGGGCCTGAGTGAGTTGCGTAAACTGCGCTGTCTCGCGCGGGTTGCACGCGCGGTGCCCTGCGCATCGACTACCCTTCAAGTGCGGTTGCCGTGCCCGGACCGTATTGCTAAAAGCGACACTTGCGTCGCTCATGGCATGACGCCTTTCGAGGTGTCGATCTAATGGCCGGAAGGGTCTGATGGCTGACGGTTTGCAAGCTGCTACGCCGGGCAATGTTCACAGGGTAAAAGGGTCCGCAATTTCTCCTGCTGCTAACCACGAGCCCCCCGTGGTTCGTCAGGGTGCAGGAGCTGGCCTGGAAACTGCCCGACGATTACGTCCCGCGCATTTGCTCCCCCGGCTCGGTCTGACTGTCTTGTCGTTCGCGGTGGTGTTGGCCGTTTTGGAAGGCGCCACACGCCTTTTCTCGCACGTAGTGCCGCCGCTGATCTGCAACGATCCCGTGGTAGGCACGCGCTACCTGCCCGATTTCAGCGGATGGGTTTACGTGCCGGAGTGCGATCGCGACGTTTTGTTGAGCTTCAATCATGACGGACTGCGCGGCCCCGACTTTGCTGTGGAAAAATCGCCCGGCGTATACCGCGTGGCCGTCGTCGGGGACTCGATGATCGCGGCCGTCGCTACCGATGAAGACAAAACACTCGTGCGACAATTGGAAAAACGCCTCAATGCAAATCCCGCGGGGACTCGCTACGAGGTTATGAACTTCGGTATCTCTGGGTCGAGCACGGGCCAAGAGTTGGTTCTGTATCACGAAATCGTCCGCAAATATCGCCCGGATATCGTCGTGTGCGCTTTTTGTGTTGCGAACGATCTGGGGGACAACTGCACGGGCCTGACCAGCAACCGTGGTCGCATCTATTTCGACGTCGACGACGAGGGCCGGTTGGAACCGCTGCCATTTTCGCCAGGTCGGGCTCGGCTGACATCGTGGCTCAATCGCTATAGCCGATTCTATGTGTGGCAAAAAAGCGCCACGCAACTCGCGATTAACGCGGTTCGTACCGGCGCCTTGGCAATGGCCGCCAAGGTGGGGCACGACGTAGCGCCTTTGGAATCGGGCGGCCTGGGCATTTTTTGCACCGCACCAGGCGACACGCTGAACC of the Pirellulales bacterium genome contains:
- a CDS encoding glycerol-3-phosphate dehydrogenase/oxidase gives rise to the protein MINGPAQGTDSHEGTVRGDVSARTSASPTTSPTSVPLEQAPVLILGAGINGAAIARELAINGVSVCLVDTADVAFGATAYASRLIHGGLRYLEYGEFDLVRESLAERSRLLRLAPQFVRPLRLFIPIENRFGGLWRSAQRFLFKGQRGKRPPQRGKPTVSRGLWLVQMGLRLYDAYARDPQLPRHATHRAAAEDAIKVDPRYRWLCSYYDAQIRFPERFVLAMLADAQQAATAAGSTCQVFTRHRAALDGRMARIYPRDSDQPVRSFEPVAVINATGAWVDLTLARLGLQSQRLMGGTKGTHIVTWNERLHDALTHHGQSYAGLYAEAADGRPVFVLPFGDASLIGTTDDAYEGNPSDAVATGEEIDYLLATANELLPQIRLTDKDVDLHYSGVRPLPYVGGATPAGVTRRHSLIENHAAPMPFFSIIGGKLTTCRSLAEETVALVLGRLGQSVVATSEARPIPGATGYSTDPREQEACCQEIATRLGLAPAQVHTTWQLYGTRCETVLGACADDKESLPGTDLPTAAVRYAVRHEWVHTLDDLVERRLMLLYHRRLYEGALRRTAEILAEEAIIAKQDVASQIEQCRERLRVHFGKQVFPGSP
- a CDS encoding MIP family channel protein — its product is MLRGTARECAAEFLGTLVLVTFGVAVVAQVVLSEKSHGQYLSINLGWGLAVTMGVFIAGGISGAHLNPAVTLAAAMCQDFPWRKVLPFCAAQVAGAFVASAIVFAAYHEALVAFAGTTRDQATAGIWATYPQSFLTLGGGLIDQVVGTALLVAVIFAISDKRNLNPTAAQGAIAVGLLVLLIGMTFGFNAGYAINPARDFGPRLFTFVAGWGGDVFRWGNGWWWVPIVGPLVGGVLGGWIYNVFIGRRHPPLSSVT
- the glpK gene encoding glycerol kinase GlpK, producing MEKYVLALDQGTTSSRAIVFSRVGRVVATSQEEFEQILPSPGHVEHDPEAIWQSQLDVARGALAAAGLGPSDIAALGITNQRETTILWERATGKPVTNAIVWQSRISASICDRLKAEGLADLFREKTGLVVDAYFSGTKIKYLLDTIHGLRRRAEAGEILFGTVDSFLIWRLTGGRVHATDVSNASRTLIFNIHTLQWDDELLKILDIPRAMLPEVRASSEVYGETSAELFGAPITIAGVAGDQQAATFGQACFDPGTAKNTYGTGCFMLLNTGEQAVTSKQNLLTTIGWSVGGKITYCLEGSVFIAGAVVQWLRDGLGVIDASSDVELLAQSVPDSDGVYFVPAFVGLGAPYWDPYARGMIIGLSRGTKAAHIARAAIESMAFQSRDLLEAMQKDAGIELAELKVDGGASMNDGLMQFQADILGVRVRRPVVSETTALGAAYLAGLAVGFWHDTADIAGNWALAREFAPQLAVTERDHRYARWRKAVDRSRDWHEH
- a CDS encoding thioredoxin family protein, whose amino-acid sequence is MQAVRWCWQPVMLALVICSPCYAAEGFSWETDLEAAKQLAARTNRLVLVHFGASWCQPCQQLEREVFSKPGFGTELKPNFVGVKLDYDSFPATARQYAVQSIPTDVILTPQGKVIERVQSPLSGPEYVGSLLRVANLARRTGPPAATLTAGQPIAAAAQLAGGSVAPPGDGRYANYYNQQAANAATPVAPNAVVPSAPVTNGGPVLPPQGGAPGGGLSGPQLALPQIPPGNAPLGLEGYCPVSLCEKQVWAPGDARWGMQHRGRTYLFAGPAEQQKFAANPDRYSPVMSGDDPVLALDNGQSIPGTRMFGVSYGERVYLFTSEQSLQTFMQNPKRYTTEALQARK
- the rho gene encoding transcription termination factor Rho translates to MTKKKRGRGRGRPGGGGGGGGGGGGGGHFHGNGQRGRGGHRPRPVGGDRPYYPQPEQPDNGEPIPLEPASGVLELHPNGYGFLRDPNNNYSRERTDPFVPGTMIDKYRLREGVLVNGMVQHSRKQEGPRLKEIIDIDGCKPEDYPLVKSFDSLTPINPESWLRLETGPQPLSPRVMDLLTPLGKGQRALIVAPPRTGKTILLQQISQAISANYPEVKLFVLLVDERPEEVTDMRRSVKGEVIASSLDRDVESHVRLSQLVVERCKRLVEMGQDVFLLMDSITRMARAFNKWVGNTGRTMSGGVDIKALDIPKKLFATARLFEEGGSLTIVATALVDTGSRMDELIFQEFKGTGNMELVLDRKLADRRVWPSIDISQSGTRREEKLLDADTLHAVTMLRRTLSSMHHVDAMEQLTKQLGKFKSNKDFIALIAGSRVAD